In a single window of the Tribolium castaneum strain GA2 chromosome 8, icTriCast1.1, whole genome shotgun sequence genome:
- the ND-49 gene encoding NADH-ubiquinone oxidoreductase 49 kDa subunit yields MANAILNTFLRKLGPLSAPKLVLNNGAALLHTSGNKKAKWYPDPEYMAQFDGPVMYPDEVTSKWVLPPWNAQKAPVERSVKNLTLNFGPQHPAAHGVLRLVIELDGEMVRRADPHIGLLHRGTEKLIEYKTYTQALPYFDRLDYVSMMCNEQCYSLAVEKLLNIDVPLRAKYIRTLFAEITRILNHIMAVGTHALDVGALTPFFWLFEEREKMMEFYERVSGARMHAAYIRPGGVSLDMPLGLMDDIYEFASKFGERLDEVEDVLTTNRIWVQRTQDIGVVSAEDALNLGFSGVMLRGSGIKWDLRKVQPYDAYDLVDFDVPIGVKGDCYDRYLCRVEEMRQSLRIIDQCLNNMPPGEIKTDDAKLTPPSRAEMKTSMEALIHHFKLFTQGYQVPPGATYTAIEAPKGEFGVYLVSDGGSKPYRCKIKAPGFAHLAALEKVGKNHMLADIVAIIGTLDVVFGEIDR; encoded by the exons ATGGCAAACgcaattttaaacacgtttttacgCAAACTGGGGCCCCTTTCAGCCCCCAAACTGGTCCTAAACAACGGCGCTGCGCTACTGCACACCAG tgGCAATAAAAAAGCGAAATGGTACCCCGACCCCGAATACATGGCGCAATTCGACGGCCCGGTCATGTACCCCGACGAGGTCACCAGCAAATGGGTGCTACCCCCATGGAACGCCCAGAAAGCCCCCGTCGAACGGTCGGTCAAAAACCTCACTTTGAACTTTGGGCCCCAGCATCCGGCCGCCCACGGGGTCCTGCGGCTGGTGATCGAGTTGGACGGGGAGATGGTGCGGCGGGCGGACCCCCACATAGGGCTCCTCCACCGCGGGACGGAGAAACTAATCGAGTACAAGACCTACACGCAGGCTTTGCCCTACTTTGACCGCCTTGACTACGTCTCGATGATGTGCAACGAGCAGTGTTACAGTCTCGCTGTTGAAAAACTCCTAAATATTGATGTGCCCCTTAGGGCCAAATACATAAGAA cgCTGTTTGCGGAAATTACGCGCATTCTGAACCATATTATGGCCGTGGGGACGCACGCTCTGGACGTGGGGGCCCTGACTCCGTTCTTTTGGCTGTTTGAGGAGCGTGAGAAAATGATGGAGTTTTACGAGAGGGTGTCGGGGGCCCGCATGCACGCGGCGTATATCAGGCCAGGGGGCGTTTCTCTGGATATGCCGCTAGGTCTCATGGACGATATTTACGAATTTGCGTCGAAATTTGGCGAAAGACTTGACGAAGTTGAGGATGTTCTCACTACGAATAGGATTTGGGTGCAAAGGACGCAAGATATTGGGGTTGTTTCGGCCGAAGATGCCCTCAATCTTGGGTTCAG tgGGGTCATGTTACGGGGCTCCGGAATAAAGTGGGATTTGCGCAAAGTTCAGCCCTACGACGCGTACGATTTGGTCGATTTCGACGTCCCAATTGGGGTAAAAGGCGATTGTTACGATAGATACCTGTGTCGCGTTGAAGAAATGAGACAGTCGCTCCGAATCATCGACCAATGTCTTAACAACATGCCACCGGGTGAAATAAAGACAGACGACGCCAAACTCACACCTCCCAGCCGAGCTGAAATGAAG ACGTCAATGGAAGCCCTCATCCACCACTTCAAGCTGTTCACGCAGGGCTACCAGGTGCCCCCCGGCGCCACCTACACCGCAATCGAGGCCCCGAAGGGCGAGTTCGGGGTTTACTTAGTCTCAGACGGGGGCTCCAAGCCCTACCGCTGCAAAATCAAGGCGCCCGGCTTCGCCCATTTGGCGGCCCTGGAAAAAGTGGGGAAAAACCACATGCTGGCCGACATTGTGGCCATTATCGGGACCCTCGATGTGGTCTTCGGCGAAATCGATCGATAA
- the LOC661685 gene encoding hyaluronidase, protein MSLIFALFILLRFLFTIMESGTFESNEILAKKLTKVQKVNYYWNVPTFQCDSHKLNFTGLADKFGIIQNENDRFRGNEVAILYDPGSFPALLRDGSGIVRRNGGVPQEGNLTLHLALFEELLNELLPEDFSGLGIIDFESWRPIYRQNFGSLAPYKDLSVEIERQSHPFWPKLLLEKEARRRFEFHARRFMEETLFVAKSLRKNATWGYYAYPYCFNMSPNNMKKDCPNEVQKENDQLDWLFRLSDDLHPSIYLDGRLGPKDKIRMIEGRINEAHRVAAFVKSGALKPKIVPYFWYKYHGGQNFLTKEDLFNAILTLSTSDIDGVVIWGSSNDVNTKNKCLDLYEYVDNVLGPSLVNF, encoded by the exons ATGTCGCTAATTTTCGCCCTCTTTATCCTCTTGCGCTTTTTATTCACAATCATGGAAAGTGGGACTTTTGAgag taacgaaattttggcgAAAAAACTGACCAAAGTCCAGAAAGTGAACTACTACTGGAACGTACCAACCTTCCAGTGTGACTCCCACAAGCTGAACTTCACCGGCCTTGCCGACAAATTCGGGATAATCCAGAACGAAAACGACAGGTTTCGGGGGAACGAAGTCGCGATTCTCTACGATCCCGGGAGTTTCCCGGCGCTGTTGCGGGACGGGAGCGGGATCGTACGGCGCAATGGGGGAGTCCCCCAGGAGGGGAACCTGACCCTCCACTTGGCGCTCTTCGAGGAGTTGTTGAATGAGCTCCTCCCGGAGGACTTTTCAGGCCTGGGGATAATTGACTTCGAGAGCTGGCGCCCCATTTACCGGCAGAACTTCGGCTCGCTGGCGCCCTACAAGGACCTTTCGGTGGAAATCGAGCGGCAGAGTCACCCCTTTTGGCCGAAGCTTCTGCTGGAGAAGGAGGCGAGGCGCCGGTTCGAGTTCCATGCCAGGAGGTTCATGGAGGAGACGCTTTTTGTGGCCAAAAGTTTGCGCAAAAATGCCACTTGGGGCTATTATGCCTATCCTTATTGTTTCAACATGTCCCCCAATAACATGAAGAAAGATTGTCCCAACGAGGTGCAGAAAGAAAATGATCAATTGGATTGGCTGTTTCGGTTGAGTGACGATTTGCATCCGTCTATTTATTTGGACGGGAGGTTGGGCCCCAAAGACAAAATTCGGATGATTGAAGGGAGGATTAATGAGGCGCATCGGGTGGCTGCGTTTGTTAAAAGTGGGGCACTGAAGCCCAAAATTGTGCCCTATTTTTGGTACAAGTATCACGGGGGGCAAAATTTTCTGactaaa gaaGACCTTTTCAATGCCATTTTGACGTTGTCCACGTCCGATATTGACGGGGTGGTGATTTGGGGGAGCAGTAATGACGTCAACACCAAAAATAAGTGTTTGGATTTGTACGAATATGTCGATAATGTCCTAGGGCCGAGTCTAGTCAATTTTTAG